From a region of the Besnoitia besnoiti strain Bb-Ger1 chromosome I, whole genome shotgun sequence genome:
- a CDS encoding CorA family Mg2+ transporter protein (encoded by transcript BESB_007710) gives MEHYIIDPIRDLPSGAGDSEEDLLLSKSADLQKAEEPSLLGRVGSVLGFTEPPRQGGPAPRGYLHRKISRLKGREARGNLLDGGLTPRSDAAESKVTPPLQRSTTLMQHVAARSRAFVVYAISKQGLEESVMQTYDLLTRIHMHNKKHELEQTAAGAVKVRDIRLFLSASRDGSSILTRRNCLLVSLPYVRMVILHGLVFMLPIGKGNFRREARKFEQTEWRCKLLRQGMLCREEDNEVMAPNSEGASSVMVGASSPSALDDLPRRSSSSIFISAGGGDETQVSEVPPLTEIDSTLLEKLTQLVALESSTPFEYLALETAIVESDDVLSRQVREMRQTAASICVDLRTGRGVNSSILLSINSLRKMLDGLKSEAAGVLTALNEVLSDDNTLRRVAISRFWDTPELWEEESPEVLRRSGQWAIKHEVEMLLGCYSQEADSMLKSVKSIDEYIDDSLAMIELHLGMQRNFLLKTDVWMTALATITGFFSLVPGIFGMNIHHGFENVSSSQSIFWSITAAIFMGTIITGIVVSCMLRRLRI, from the coding sequence ATGGAGCACTACATCATCGACCCCATCCGTGACCTGCCGTCGGGggccggcgacagcgaggaggactTGCTGCTGTCGAAGTCCGCCGacctgcagaaggcggaggaacCCTCTCTCTTGGGGCGAGTGGGAAGCGTCCTCGGATTCACAGAGCCTCCGCGACAAGGGGGGCCTGCTCCACGGGGATACCTTCACCGGAAGATTTCTCGTTTGAAGGGCCGCGAGGCACGGGGGAATTTGTTGGACGGCGGGCTGACGCCGAGAAGCGATGCGGCTGAATCCAAGGTCACCCCCCCACTCCAGCGAAGCACCACGCTTATGCAGCATGTGGCCGCTAGGAGTCGGGCATTTGTCGTTTACGCCATCTCGAAGCAGGGCCTCGAGGAGTCAGTGATGCAAACTTACGATCTGCTGACAAGAATTCACATGCACAACAAAAAACACGAACTGGAACAgacggccgcaggcgccgtgAAGGTCCGGGATATTCGTTTGTTCCTTTCTGCATCTAGAGACGGTTCCTCCATTCTGACGCGGAGGAACTGCCTGCTGGTGTCTCTGCCATACGTGCGAATGGTCATCTTGCACGGACTCGTCTTCATGCTGCCGATCGGGAAAGGGAACTTtcgccgcgaggcacgcAAGTTTGAACAGACAGAGTGGCGCTGCAAACTCTTACGACAGGGCATGctctgcagagaagaggacaATGAAGTTATGGCTCCAAACTCCGAGGGAGCGTCCAGCGTGATGGTGGGAGCCAGCTCCCCCTCCGCGTTGGACGACTTGCCTCGacgttcctcctcgtccaTATTCATTTCtgctggggggggggacgaaACTCAGGTCTCGGAGGTGCCTCCCCTGACAGAAATCGACTCCACTCTTCTGGAGAAACTGACTCAGCTTGTGGCCCTGGAGTCCTCCACGCCTTTCGAGTACCTGGCGCTCGAAACCGCCATCGTGGAGTCGGACGACGTGTTGTCACGCCAAGTTCGGGAAATGCGCCAGACAGCAGCGTCAATATGCGTGGACCTTCGTACCGGACGAGGAGTCAACTCCTCGATTCTTTTGAGTATCAACAGTCTGCGGAAAATGCTGGATGGCCTCAAAtccgaggcggcaggcgttCTAACCGCCCTCAATGAGGTGTTGAGCGACGACAACACGCTTCGTCGCGTTGCCATATCGCGGTTTTGGGATACCCCCGAACTGTGGGAGGAGGAGAGCCCCGAAGTGCTCCGACGCAGCGGGCAGTGGGCGATAAAGCACGAAGTCGAGATGCTTCTTGGCTGTTACTCTCAAGAGGCGGACTCGATGCTCAAGAGTGTGAAGAGCATCGACGAGTACATTGACGACTCGCTCGCTATGATAGAGCTCCACTTGGGGATGCAGAGAAACTTCTTGCTGAAAACAGATGTGTGGATGACGGCACTCGCAACTATCACTGGATTTTTTTCCCTAGTCCCTGGCATATTCGGGATGAATATTCACCACGGCTTCGAGAACGTGTCGTCAAGTCAATCTATTTTCTGGTCTATCACGGCGGCGATCTTCATGGGGACCATCATCACGGGAATCGTTGTCAGCTGCATGCTAAGAAGGCTCAGGATCtag
- a CDS encoding hypothetical protein (encoded by transcript BESB_007680), which yields MPAGHCWAPKATWGGGKRSILAVGVSAVGAERPSTLRTREAHLLTAPNDKPVYRDPKRTSQQERKTRVGLRPPDGVPKCVARLAPCLSDAFILKVPSSRHPFAAVLVWCGVSDPTGRVASFTLGSIAAPPSHLVARSFPQSVRRLRPSSARSSRVSLLRSSAGLPRPTCLAASARGRGWSGALQPWASRRRRQTAIRGARPHLTRGDSMAAQGESACRALAVSDDGKLVALGGTRGRIGLLFLAENRYSLLFRPGVESIASLAFLPVSALPSARRASSAQFATCPCCVAQGAQSTRLRSCRPSCSICEGRTLFRSSSPSQTRGSTPGCASLPSERTSALPRFLRTAADPEEKPCLPRRLASSASPPHLCTASCSRRAPQSRGFHAASLNDGSPLAGAPRYCSRPSPYEGLQTQRPLSALSASPLVSPRRPALTTPFGLAAALPLGGACSCTSATMRPPRASSPSPDHEAAQRSTSASPRAGGPRGLPVSFVSLQRPLRGEVGAEGARRPPASPARDLPGPHTARAPAAPPDKEGRRPLARPLASARFTCSSLFPHGEPPLRHIRSRCVSLEKTGSSGGCSPRLPLDCLTAASPAGRGACARRFFRSFKPFSTAWATCKETDRGEQGLAPQTMERRVGRRSESLLAAAAGRTIQLFDLNTLRRVFEARRHQMPVSHIRLLKKRRTFASLSPDLLLVWNYARLDDVQIALSLHPAAPSLFSQIAPFPSAPAFDGFILLQKEGCITLWVSERRLPADAPASIPSAPQALQKAQPRTTSGECRLPSAEGEGARQTAKLRVHPGPFRPLGQWAAAPRPASCLALSQPGAPLGDALLPERIHFTAVVVAHQRLVALGLCLRTHKGVIYAFPLSSSAASSASDSLRPQAKGASLLSPPPDAGPSASACLRPGRGPLRLLPETGTRPLSRLSSSNSSRNSCALPSHSPPPSPPSSVPAAFSRKSDKGLRQQAPSCGLAAECCKLSARRVMGSNGETSDEGSACGLARAGGDTGAVGRVGSCAAEARRQAEASRRQTSLRSILVAETSSPVLQATALELRDQAWGDEDEFRGSTATAKGSRDPKRAPTGLGMVLEEGVFAVVDLESLEELVRIEDEGRAVVQAETDSKNKFLFLLFSDGSTVMFDFFETLRLSTRQRQARTQRGGCLSLLYPVLPSCPSSLTLPSCLQALAGAHACRPQTVRVGSASGCCLPILDVDDDEVSDRASPCSATESSVLIEGSPCVTQAWSNGASARRAGGSRRTRADALREEDFHPPNGFASYLERDFASLEGSESEPRAVGSGVLPRRSLPRAQRERPVAEGQTAASREMSRGWARREAASAEACGDSPSRLPLQLRGQRHHPSRGFLSSPAGAGESEGGQTLRGRGEAKKHSFSTVSGSSCSAALSAECRREAASGALLEVARPPRELGSGDDPIGAGMKPRAVPMPGAECFPAFFPPPPPPMCLSRLLLPSGYIPGRVPGGLCESESSSPSSSGASFLSEDLSPGGLLGPAELCRGRSAAASSVAESLSGLFGVDANREGVGITSSPGEDADATTAVPLVFSPPNCSPPWSPAAGGFEKNGPLGLPEAEAGTRVC from the exons ATGCCTGCGGGGCATTGCTGGGCGCCTAAAGCAACgtggggaggggggaagcgAAGCATCCTAGCAGTGGGGGTATCGGCCGTTGGTGCAGAGCGACCCTCGACCCTGAGAACGCGAGAGGCCCATTTGCTGACCGCACCGAACGATAAGCCGGTGTACCGGGATCCAAAGAGAACCAGCCAACAGGAACGAAAAACGCGTGTAGGTTTGAGGCCTCCGGATGGCGTACCGAAGTGCGTAGCCCGCCTCGCTCCCTGCCTTTCTGACGCCTTTATTCTGAAggttccttcttctcgtcaTCCTTTCGCGGCCGTGCTCGTGTGGTGTGGCGTCTCAGATCCCAcggggcgcgtcgcctctttcACGCTCGGCTCGATCGCGGCGCCACCCAGTCATCTTGTCGCTCGCTCGTTTCCTCAATCCGTCCGCCGGTTGCGGCCTtcctcggcgcgcagctcgcgcgtctcgctcctgCGAAGTTCGGcggggctgccgcgcccgacGTGTCtggccgcgtcggcgcgggggagaggctggagcggcgctctgcagccgtgggcgtcgcgccgcaggagacagACTGCGATTCGAGGCGCCAGACCCCACCTCACCCGTGGAGACAGCATGGCCGCCCAGGGCGAGAGCGCCTGTCGAGCGCTGGCTGTCTCCGACGACGGAAAGCTCGTCGCCCTGGGGGGCACGCGCGGGCGCATcggtctcctctttctcgcaGAAAACAG GTactctctcctcttccgccccGGCGTGGAGTCGATTGCCTCACTCGCCTTCCTGCCAGTGTCGGCGcttccttccgcgcgccgtgcctcgtctgcgcagtTTGCAACTTGCccctgctgcgtcgctcaGGGCGCGCAGTCTACGCGGCTGCGGTCATGCAGACCGAGCTGCTCCATCTGCGAAGGCCGCACCCTCTTccgctcttcgtctccttcgcaaACTCGGGGATCGACACCAGGTTGTGCCTCTCTGCCCAGCGAGCGTACGTCTGCGTTGCCGAGGTTCCTTCGCACAGCGGCTGATCCCGAAGAAAAGCCCTGCCTCCCACGacgtctcgcctcctctgcttcgcctccacaTCTTTGCACcgcctcctgcagccgcagggcACCCCAGAGCCGGGGATTCCATGCCGCGTCTCTGAATGATGGTTCacctctcgcgggcgcgccccGCTATTGCAGCCGCCCAAGCCCCTACGAGGGCCTCCAGACTCAGCGACCGCTTTCGGccctctcggcgtctcctctcgtctctccacgccgcccGGCTCTCACAACCCCGTTCGGCCTTGCGGCCGCTCTCCCCCTTGGAGGCGCCTGCTCCTGTACCTCCGCGACGATGCGTCCCCCGCGAGCGTCCTCACCCTCTCCTGACCacgaggcagcgcagcgctcgacgtcggcgtctcctcgcgccggcggcccgcGAGGGCTGCCCGTCTCTTTCGTGTCGCtccagcggcctctgcgcggtgaggtcggcgccgaaggagccCGGAGACCTCCAGCCAGTCCGGCGCGAGACCTGCCAGGGCCCCACACCGCGCGAGCCCCGGCGGCCCCTCCAGACAAGGAGGGACGGAGGCCTCttgcgcggccgctcgcgtccgcgaggTTCACATGCAGCTCGCTGTTTCCCCACGGCGAGCCCCCCCTCAGGCACATTCGGAGTCGGTGTGTGAGTCTAGAGAAAACTGGATCTTCCGGAGGAtgctctccgcggctgccgcttgACTGTCTcaccgcggcctcgccggcggggcgcggcgcctgcgcgaggcgatTTTTCCGCTCCTTCAAGCCTTTCTCCACCGCCTGGGCGACGTGCAAGGAGACGGACAGGGGCGAGCAGGGGCTCGCGCCGCAAACGATGGAAAGAAGGGttggaagaagaagcgagtcGCTCttggcagctgcggcaggtCGCACCATCCAGCTGTTCGACTTAAACACCCTCAGGAGAGTCTTCGAGGCCAGACGTCACCAGATGCCTGTGTCGCACATTCGCCTGCTCAAGAAAAGACG GAcgttcgcctctctctctccggaTCTCCTCCTCGTGTGGAACTACGCCCGCCTCGATGACGTGCAGATCGCCTTGTCGCTCCAtcccgcagcgccttcgctcttctCGCAAATCGCTCCCttcccctccgcgccggccttcgACGGATTCATTCTTCTCCAGAAAGAAGGCTGCATCACGCTGTGGGTTTCGGAGCGCAGGctgcccgcagacgcgccggcctctattccctccgcgccgcaagCCCTCCAG aaggcgcagccgcgaacgACGTCGGGCGAGTGCCGCTTGCCAAgcgccgagggagagggagcgcGCCAGACGGCGAAGCTGCGGGTCCACCCAGGGCCCTTCCGCCCTCTTGGGCAgtgggcggccgcgccccgcCCAGCCTCCTGTCTTGCCCTCTCTCAGCCTGGGGCGCCGCTTGGGGACGCCCTGCTGCCGGAGCGAATCCACTTCACCGC AGTCGTCGTCGCGCACCAAAGACTGGTTGCCCTCGGCCTGTGCCTTCGCACGCACAAAGGCGTGATCTACGCGTTCCCcctctcgtcgtccgccgcttcctcAGCTTCGGACTCCTTGCGTCCGCAAGCGAAGGgcgcctcgcttctctccccTCCTCCCGACGCGGGTccaagcgcctccgcgtgtctccgccCAGGGCGCGGCCCTCTCCGGCTTCTTCCAGAGACTGGAACTCgacctctctcgcgcctgtcATCCTCGAACTCGTCGCGCAACAGCTGCGCCCTGCCCTCTCACTCCCcccctccttctccgccctcgtctGTGCCTGCTGCGTTCTCTCGCAAGAGCGACAAGGGTCTCCGACAGCAGGCGCCCAGCTGCGGCCTTGCTGCCGAGTGCTGCAAGctcagcgcgaggcgcgtaATGGGAAGCAATGGAGAGACATCggacgaaggcagcgcgtgcggcctggcgcgcgcaggaggggaCACAGGCGCTGTCGGGCGCGTGGGAAgttgcgccgcagaggcgcggaggcaagcggaggcgtcgcgccgacAGACAAGCCTCCGCTCCATCCTCGTGGCGGAGACGTCCTCGCCGGTGCTGCAAGCGACTGCGCTCGAGCTGAGAGACCAAGCGTGGGGTGACGAAGACGAATTCCGCGGATCGACTGCGACGGCGAAAGGCAGCAGAGACCCCAAGAGAGCCCCCACGGGACTGGGCATGGTCCTGGAGGaaggcgtcttcgctgttgTCGATCTCGAATCGCTGGAGGAACTCGTGCGAATCGAGGACGAGGGCCGCGCGGTCGTTCAGGCGGAGACGGACAGCAAAAACAA ATTCCtgtttctcctcttctccgaCGGCTCCACGGTGATGTTTGACTTTTtcgagacgctgcggctgtcgacgcgccagcggcaagcgcggacgcagagaggaggctgtctgtctctgctctATCCTGTGCTGCCTTCGTGTCCGTCTTCGTTGACTCTCCCTTCTTGCCTCCAagctctcgccggcgctcaCGCGTGCAGGCCGCAGACTGTCAGGGTGGGGTCAGCTTCGGGGTGCTGTCTGCCGATCCTCGACgtggacgacgacgaagtcTCAGATCGCGCCTCCCCCTGCAGCGCCACAGAGTCTTCTGTTCTGATCGAGGGTTCGCCATGTGTCACACAGGCTTGGAGTaacggcgccagcgcgcgtAGAGCGGGTGGCAGTCGCAGGACCCGCGCTGACGCGTTGCGGGAAGAGGACTTCCATCCGCCCAACGGCTTCGCCAGCTACCTGGAGAGAGACTTCGCGTCTCTTGagggcagcgagagcgagcccAGGGCTGTGGGAAGCGGAGTCCTTCCACGTAGGAGCCTTCcacgggcgcagcgcgagcggccgGTTGCGGAGGGACAGACCGCAGCGAGCCGGGAGATGAGTCGGGGttgggcgcggcgagaggcggcctctgcagaggcctgcggcgactccccctcccgcctcccgctgcagctgcgcggtcAGAGACACCACCCGTCGCGGGGTTTCCTCAGTTCACCCGCTGGggcgggagagagcgaaggcgggcaGACTTTGAGAGGGCGcggggaggcgaagaagcatAGTTTCTCTACCGTCTCTGGTTCATCTTGTTCCGCTGCACTTTCGGCAGAAtgtcgccgcgaggcagcctcAGGTGCGCTGTTGGAAGTCGCCAGGCCTCCACGCGAACTtggcagcggagacgaccCGATCGGGGCTGGCATGAAACCGCGAGCCGTGCCTATGCCTGGGGCGGAATGCTTTCCTGCGTTcttcccccctccgccgcctcccatgtgcctctctcgtctcttaCTCCCTTCTGGCTATATCCCTGGGCGGGTTCCGGGGGGGCTCTGCGAGTCggagtcttcttctccctcttcttcaggcGCCTCGTTTTTATCGGAGGACCTGTCCCCCGGGGGCCTCCTAGGCCCGGCGGAGCTCTGCCGGGggcggagcgccgcagccagcagcGTCGCCGAGAGCCTCTCAGGGCTCTTTGGGGTCGACGCCAACCGTGAGGGGGTCGGAATTACCTCGTCGccaggagaagacgcggacgccaCCACCGCCGTGCCactcgtcttctcgccccCCAActgctcgccgccgtggAGCCCCGCCGCTGGAGGGTTTGAGAAAAATGGGCCTTTAGGGCTGCCTGAGGCAGAGGCTGGCACGCGAGTGTGCTAG
- a CDS encoding DNA topoisomerase domain-containing protein (encoded by transcript BESB_007670) has product MAFLPRLCFDFAAVARGAKHLQAGCATALSAQAAGLTPVARRSVSSVVSFPRNGTTGAPSLSYMLQGPRSFTGPRPGTAGAPASADKPAEATKPKRGPTGLQRPCDLKGPLATFMGKTEASRVEVIKFVWDYIKRHNLQSPENKRMINADSTLRPLFEKDQVSMFELNKLISKFVQNRPSAPKP; this is encoded by the exons ATGGCTTTCCTTCCGCGTCTGTGCTTCGACTTCGCGGCCGTTGCGCGCGGGGCCAAACACCTCCAGGCTGGCTGTGCAACGGCActctccgcgcaggcggcgggtcTGACTCCagtcgcccgccgcagcgtttCCTCTGTTGTCTCGTTTCCACGAAATGGAACTACGGGAgctccttcgctctcctACATGCTCCAGGGGCCTCGCAGCTTCACAGGCCCGCGACCTGGCACTGCgggagcgccggcgagcgctgACAAACCTGCGGAGGCCACGAAACCCAAACGAGGACCGACCGGCTTGCAGCGCCCCTGCGACTTGAAAGGACCACTCGCCACTTTCATGGGAAAGACTGAAGCCTCCAGAGTCGAGGTCATCAAGTTCGT GTGGGACTACATCAAGCGCCACAATCTCCAGAGCCCAGAAAACAAG CGCATGATCAATGCGGACAGCACTCTGCGGCCTCTATTTGAAAAAGACCAG GTTTCCATGTTTGAGCTCAACAAGTTGATCTCCAAGTTTGTTCAGAACAGGCCGTCCGCACCGAAGCCGTAG
- a CDS encoding putative replication factor C subunit 5 (encoded by transcript BESB_007690) — protein sequence MLWVDKHSPREVEELSIHPDLSRLLAKQAASPSLPHLLFYGPSGAGKKTRALALVRKIFGSAVDKVRVETFADRESGTEVTVCRSGHHILLSCQEFGLKDRAIAQSIIKDIADSTPVSGVSSFFAAPKASNAPSFKICIFQDADLLSEGAQHALRRTLEVYSSRLKFIFLVERLERFSPPLKSRCFCVRVPLPSHKEVVASLRTMCDKEGLTPQVAPDALLQTISQQSQRNLRRAGLALECIATHNFSSSSFPSSPLYLPSGEASPFPLPWERLCDETAVRVYRQQNPRCLSECRGMLYDLLSVLIPGELILARLLSTFLALLKQDRGEKSMQRTPSGPKGGPQTPPQRGGHTPHGAAQMRKVQGQDPATVLVHAAAHFAHTLKKGSKDIIHLEAFLAQAMRILHLAGVKKE from the exons ATGCTGTGGGTCGACAAGCATTCTCCTCGTGAGGTCGAGGAGCTCTCGATTCACCCGgatctctctcgcctcctcgccaaG CaagcggcctcgccttcgctgcctcacCTCCTTTTCTACGGTCCGTCGGGCGCAGGAAAGAAGACTCGCGCGCTTGCTCTGGTGCGCAAGATCTTCGGCTCCGCGGTCGACAAG GTCAGAGTCGAGACTTTTGCGGATCGCGAGTCTGGAACAGAGGTGACGGTCTGCCGATCTGGCCATCACATTCTGC TCTCTTGCCAAGAGTTCGGCCTCAAAGACCGCGCGATCGCGCAGTCAATCATCAAGGATATCGCCGACAGCACTCCAGTCTCCGGtgtctcttccttcttcgccgctcccAAGGCCTCCAACGCTCCTTCCTTCAAAA TTTGCATTTTCCAAGATGCGGATCTTCTCTCCGAAGGCGCACAGCATGCGTTGCGCCGAACTCTCGAAGTCTACTCCTCGCGGCTCAAGTTCATCTTCCTGGTCGAGCGCCTGGAGCGGTTTTCTCCGCCGCTGAAGAGTCGTTGCttctgcgtccgcgtgccGCTTCCGAGCCACAAAGAAGTCGTAGCCTCGCTGAGAACGATGTGCGACAAAGAAGGCTTGACG CCCCAAgtggcgcccgacgcgcttCTTCAGACGATTTCTCAGCAGAGCCAGCGAAAtctgcggcgagcgggaCTCGCGCTCGAGTGCATTGCGACGCACAacttctcttcgtcctcgtttccttcttctcccttgtATCTTCCGTCCGGCGAGGCGTCTCCATTCCCCCTGCCGTGGGAGCGGCTGTGCGACGAAACAGCAGTTCGGGTGTACAGACAGCAGAACCCGCGGTGTTTGTCGGAGTGCCGCGGAATGCTCTACGACTTGCTTTCAGTTTTGATTCCCGGCGAGCTTATTttggcgcgtctcctctccacgttcctcgcgctgctcaaGCAGGACAGGGGCGAGAAGTCCATGCAGAGGACGCCCTCCGGCCCGAAGGGCGGGCCGCAgactccgccgcagcgcggtgGACATACACCCCACGGTGCAGCTCAGATGCGGAAAGTTCAGGGTCAAGATCCCGCGACGGTGCTCGTccacgccgctgcgcacTTTGCTCACACGCTCAAAAAAGGATCCAAAGACATCATCCACTTggaggccttcctcgcgcaggcgatgCGGATCCTACACCTGGCGGGCGTCAAGAAGGAGTGA
- a CDS encoding chaperonin GroS protein (encoded by transcript BESB_007700) has product MARALCEAEGPSARLRCAYTESLSQRSRRPSRRLSILGLTLLPLASMSVLAPAASDTSSSALVFAVANLNRPPASAPQCSGYNASAGSCRSSDPSLAFVRGQPPRALSVPSPSASAALSPAVQDSNALSVGPASVGARSSVGLLPLKSAKFSFEGDEIGGPIKPLRGMVLLERREAVEKSSGGVYLPSESKGKQVVARVLEVGSGEVNRDTGVRIPIDVVPGDWAIISRHALDSFKYNGKDCVLVEARDILAKVRTTVEERDANPSDLLPLGDTVLVRLTKLPERTASGLYLHQPGGDRSRSQSVKRAEVISVGPGCYNKNGERVPVDVKAGDHVLFSPYSQDEPEMTYGSNSYAFLKAADLLARW; this is encoded by the exons ATGGCGCGGGCTTTGTGTGAAGCGGAAGGCCccagcgcgcgtctccggtGTGCGTACACCGAGAGCCTGTCGCAGCGCAGTCGGCGACCCTCTCGCAGACTTTCCATTCTCGGCCTcactctgctgcctctcgcctctaTGAGCGTCTTGGCGCCCGCGGCTAGCGAcacgtcgtcttctgcgctcgtcttcgccgtcgccaacCTCAACAGgccgccagcctccgctCCCCAGTGCTCGGGGTATAATGCCTCCGCGGGTTCCTGCCGCTCTTCAGACCCCTCGCTG GCTTTCGTGCGCGGGCAGCCTCCTCGGGCGCTGTCTGtcccttcgccttcggcgtccgcggccttgTCTCCAGCGGTGCAGGACTCGAACGCCTTGAGTGTTGGCCCTGcgagcgtcggcgcccgTAGCAGCGTGG GTTTGCTCCCCCTGAAAAGCGCGAAGTTTTCcttcgaaggcgacgagatCGGGGGCCCTATCAAGCCGCTGCGCGGCATGGTGCTGCTCgaacggcgcgaggccgtggAGAAAAGCTCGGGAGGCGTGTACCTTCCCTCCGAG TCCAAGGGCAAGCAGGTGGTCGCGCGAGTCCTCGAAGTCGGGTCTGGCGAAGTCAACCGCGACACCGG AGTTCGCATTCCCATCGACGTCGTCCCCGGCGACTGGGCGATCATCTCGCGACACGCCTTAGACTCG TTCAAGTACAACGGAAAGGATTGCGTTCTGGTTGAGGCGCGGGATATCCTCGCGAAGGTGCGGACGACCGTGGAGGAAAGAGACGCAAATCCTTCCGACCTGCTGCCTCTCGGCGACAC CGTCCTCGTGCGGCTGACAAAGCTGCCTGAGCGAACCGCGAGCGGACTGTACCTACACCAGCCCGGGGGAGATCGCTCTCGCAGCCAAAGCGTGAAGCGAGCGGAAGTCATCTCCGTGGGACCCGGCTGCTACAACAAAAACGGCGAGCGCGTTCCCGTCGAT GTCAAGGCAGGAGACCACGTTTTGTTCTCGCCTTACAGTCAAGACGAGCCGGAGATGACCTATGGCAGCAATTCTTACGCGTTCCTCAAGGCCGCGGACCTCCTGGCAAGGTGGTGA